Proteins encoded by one window of Rathayibacter sp. VKM Ac-2760:
- a CDS encoding site-specific integrase, with product MRELEDGRARDAVTPVSALVEVSAAVVQLGEASIAGNTRRAYQGDLRSFVAWCASAGRPHLPASPQTVAEYLADRAGLLNTAGEWRYAPSTLARALAAINAAHAEQNLPLPGHSALVTRTLQGIRRDRQRPTRQADPLMLSDIQAVLDRIDVTTWPAGAAGVRDRLLLLLGWAGAFRRSELTDLRVEDVLRHREDGLHVRVRRSKTDQVGKGLIKAVPYGREPLTCGPCAWMRWLRILAAAEEGRSAVMRVLFTDDPAVHVCRSTLPALQGATPLLRRMHKSGLPTENALAAQSVNLIVKRRVTAVGFDPARYSAHSLRAGFVTEALRQGATTHAVMRQTGHRSAATVEIYARERDPLTGNAVTSLGL from the coding sequence ATGCGCGAGCTCGAGGACGGTCGTGCGCGCGATGCGGTTACCCCAGTGTCCGCGCTAGTGGAGGTGTCTGCCGCCGTCGTCCAGCTGGGGGAGGCGTCGATCGCGGGGAACACCCGGCGCGCCTACCAGGGGGACCTGCGCTCGTTCGTGGCCTGGTGCGCATCGGCCGGCCGGCCGCATCTGCCGGCCTCGCCGCAGACGGTGGCCGAGTACCTCGCCGACCGCGCCGGGCTCCTGAACACCGCGGGGGAGTGGCGGTACGCGCCGTCGACCCTCGCGCGCGCGCTGGCTGCGATCAACGCCGCCCATGCCGAACAGAACCTCCCCCTCCCGGGACACAGCGCCCTGGTCACCCGGACCTTGCAGGGCATCCGCCGCGACCGCCAACGCCCCACTCGCCAAGCGGACCCGCTCATGCTCAGCGACATCCAGGCGGTACTGGATCGCATCGACGTGACTACTTGGCCCGCCGGCGCCGCCGGCGTCCGCGACCGGCTGCTGCTCCTGCTCGGCTGGGCCGGCGCATTCCGGCGCAGCGAACTCACCGACCTCCGAGTCGAGGACGTGCTCCGGCATCGCGAGGACGGACTGCACGTGCGGGTGCGACGCTCCAAGACCGACCAGGTCGGGAAGGGCCTGATCAAGGCGGTCCCGTACGGGCGGGAACCGCTCACCTGCGGCCCCTGCGCCTGGATGCGCTGGCTGCGGATCCTGGCGGCAGCGGAGGAGGGGCGCAGTGCGGTCATGCGAGTGCTGTTCACCGATGACCCGGCAGTGCACGTGTGCCGCAGCACGCTCCCAGCTTTGCAAGGAGCAACCCCGCTGCTGCGTCGGATGCATAAGAGCGGTCTGCCGACCGAGAACGCGCTGGCCGCGCAGTCGGTGAACCTGATCGTCAAACGCCGCGTCACCGCCGTCGGGTTCGACCCCGCCCGGTACAGCGCGCACTCGCTGCGCGCGGGATTCGTCACCGAAGCCCTGCGCCAAGGAGCGACCACACACGCAGTGATGCGCCAGACCGGCCACCGCTCCGCCGCGACCGTGGAGATCTACGCCCGCGAACGCGACCCCCTCACCGGCAACGCCGTCACCAGCCTCGGCCTATGA